The Chlorocebus sabaeus isolate Y175 chromosome 11, mChlSab1.0.hap1, whole genome shotgun sequence genomic interval CATCGATGGCACTGATGAAGACCCACATGACCGCGCagtctggagggcaatgctggcACGATATGTCCCCAACAAAGGTGTCATAGGAGATCCCCTCCTCACCCTGTTTGTGGCCAGACTAAACTTGCAGACCAAGGAGGACAAATTAAAGGAAGTCTTTTCCCGCTATGGTGACATCCGGCGGCTTCGGCTGGTCAGGGACTTGGTCACGGGCTTTTCAAAGGGCTACGCCTTCATCGAATACAAGGAGGAGCGTGCTGTGATCAAAGCTTACCGAGATGCCGATGGCCTGGTTATTGACCAGCATGAGATATTTGTGGACTATGAGCTGGAAAGGACTCTCAAAGGGTGGATCCCTCGGCGACTTGGAGGCGgtctggggggaaaaaaggagTCTGGACAACTGAGATTTGGGGGACGGGATCGGCCTTTTCGAAAACCTATTAACTTGCCAGTTGTTAAAAATGACCTCTATAGAGAGGCAAAACGGGAAAGGCGGGAGCGATCTCGATCCCGAGAAAGACACTGGGACTCAAGGACAAGGGATCGAGACCATGACAGGGGCCGGGAGAAGAGATGGCAAGAAAGAGAGCCCACGAGGTTGTGGCCCGACAATgactgggagagagagagggatttcAGAGATGACAGGGtcaaagggagggagaagaaggaaagaggcaAGTAGAGGCCCAACAGCAGACCCCAAAGTGAAGATACACTGGAAATGAGTGGAGGGGGATTGTCTTTCAATGCAGCTCGAATCTAATGGTTGAATAAAACTTCTTGATGATCATGGGGTTTGGAATAGTTTTCTTTCCAGTCTGGAACTTTGGTTCAAGCTGATATGAATTTGTCATCTTCCTCACATAGTTCTAAGGACATGTTATTTAACAGGATCAAGAAGCAATTTTGTCATTACTGGCATCtgtacaatttcttttcttttctttttttttttttttttttttttttgagacagagtcacactctgttgccagagctggagtgcagtggcgtgatcttggctcactgcaacctccacttcctgggttcaagtgatcctcctgcctcagcctccccagtagttgggattacaggcatgtgctgccatgcccggctgattcttgtatttttagtagagacagggtttcaccatgttggtcaggctgatctccaactcctttttttttttttttttttttgagacagtttcactctagttccccaggctggagtgcaatggcgtgatcttggctcactgcaacttctgcctcccagttcaagtgattcttctgcttcagcctcccaagtagctgggattataggcacgtgccaccatgcctagctaatttttgtatttttagtagagacgacatttcaccatgttagtcagactgttctcaaactcctgacctcaggtgatccacctgcttcggcctcccaaagtgctgggattacaggtgtgagccaccgcgcctggcctggtctccaactcttgacctcaaatgatctacctgcctcagcctcccaaagtgctaggactacaggcatgagccaccgcgcctggccagaagggCATTTGTAAGGCGCTAGTATTCAAATTTAATTTGGCAGTAGAGAATTTGATTTTCTCCCATCTATTTGAAATGATTATCTTGAGTACGTGGCAAAAAGAGGTTATGATGTAATCACACTCCTCTGAGACTCCTGAGAGGAGGAACACTAAACTGGTCAGAATAAATTGGATCCTTTTTATCTTTATATCCATAGCCCAAGGTTTTGctgaattgaaataaaaatgggaTAGAAAAGTGAATCCAAGGAGAATGTCCAGAGCCCTAATACCAGAAGGCAGTCTGCACAGCCAGGTCAGTATTCTTGAACAAATGTACCTCCACTCTCACTTAAAATGCCGactgcctttcttctttctctggctgacatttaaaattaaaaaccaaagttGCTGGGCTGTGATCTATGGCAGCCTTCCAGCcctttgaaaagataaagttcggccgggcgcggtggctcaagcctgtaatcccagcactttgggaggtcgagacgggcggatcacgaggtcaggagatcgagaccagcctggctaacatggtgaaaccccgtctctactaaaaaatataaaaaaactagccgggcgaggtggcaggcgcctgtagtcccagctactcgggaggctgaggcaggagaatggcgtaaacccgggaggcggagcttgcagtgagctgagatccggccactgcaccccagcctgggccacagagccagactcagactccctc includes:
- the SNRNP35 gene encoding U11/U12 small nuclear ribonucleoprotein 35 kDa protein, which encodes MNDWMPIAKEYDPLKAGSIDGTDEDPHDRAVWRAMLARYVPNKGVIGDPLLTLFVARLNLQTKEDKLKEVFSRYGDIRRLRLVRDLVTGFSKGYAFIEYKEERAVIKAYRDADGLVIDQHEIFVDYELERTLKGWIPRRLGGGLGGKKESGQLRFGGRDRPFRKPINLPVVKNDLYREAKRERRERSRSRERHWDSRTRDRDHDRGREKRWQEREPTRLWPDNDWERERDFRDDRVKGREKKERGK